One part of the Natronosalvus amylolyticus genome encodes these proteins:
- a CDS encoding Zn-ribbon domain-containing OB-fold protein — protein sequence MSDDSPTTAHDDFLEALAEGEGYFLECPSGHASLPPRYACPECGATDLVERPLPESGTITASTVIRVPAPAFADEAPYVLAIAEFEPVRLTGKLLGIDPDEEDVEPGTPVSVTTDRVGEEHVIAFELR from the coding sequence ATGAGCGACGACTCCCCAACAACGGCACACGACGACTTCCTCGAGGCGCTCGCCGAGGGCGAGGGCTACTTCCTCGAGTGCCCGTCGGGACACGCAAGTCTGCCGCCACGATACGCGTGTCCAGAATGTGGCGCTACAGATCTCGTGGAGCGGCCACTTCCCGAATCGGGAACGATCACTGCCTCGACGGTCATCCGCGTCCCAGCCCCTGCGTTCGCCGATGAAGCGCCGTACGTGCTTGCCATCGCCGAGTTCGAACCGGTTCGGCTCACCGGAAAACTGCTCGGGATCGACCCCGACGAGGAGGACGTCGAACCGGGGACACCCGTCTCCGTTACGACGGACCGCGTCGGCGAGGAGCACGTCATCGCGTTCGAGTTGCGGTAA
- a CDS encoding thiolase domain-containing protein, translating into MEDVHIAGVGMTEFGRYPDRTGRELFGEAAHKALADADIPRDDIEALLYGNFMGGFAEGQNHQGPLMADAAGLTVPATRYESACASSGLAVREAVTKVRSGEADVLLVGGMERMTNNPTSVVTEALATAGDDLYESRVGLTFPGAYALMADAYFDAYGAERADLAHIAVKNHANAVDNELAQYRTAIGVDDVLEAPMVADPVGLYDASPITDGASALVVVSESYAEANDLETEVAITGTGQGADSLSLQSRESLIRTPAAEQAAEEAYEDAGIGPDDVDVAEVHDCFTIAEVLALESLGFYEPGTGYRAARDGETTRDGDLPVNLSGGLKAKGHPVGATGAAQLVELTKLLRGDHVNSDAVTDAETAVTHNAGATVASAVVHVLEVVR; encoded by the coding sequence ATGGAAGACGTCCACATAGCGGGCGTCGGGATGACCGAGTTCGGTAGGTATCCCGATCGTACCGGTCGTGAATTGTTCGGCGAAGCCGCGCACAAGGCACTCGCGGACGCCGACATACCACGAGACGATATCGAAGCATTGCTCTATGGGAACTTTATGGGCGGATTTGCCGAAGGACAAAACCACCAGGGGCCGTTGATGGCCGACGCTGCAGGCCTGACGGTTCCCGCGACCCGATACGAAAGCGCCTGTGCCTCGAGCGGTCTCGCCGTCAGGGAGGCCGTCACGAAGGTTCGCTCCGGGGAAGCAGACGTGCTCCTCGTCGGCGGCATGGAACGGATGACGAACAACCCGACGTCCGTGGTGACGGAAGCACTCGCAACCGCCGGCGATGACCTCTACGAGAGTCGTGTTGGCCTCACTTTCCCCGGCGCGTATGCCCTGATGGCAGACGCCTACTTCGACGCCTACGGAGCCGAGCGAGCCGACCTGGCTCACATCGCGGTCAAAAACCACGCGAACGCCGTCGACAACGAACTGGCCCAGTATCGCACGGCGATCGGCGTCGACGACGTCCTCGAGGCCCCGATGGTCGCCGACCCGGTTGGCCTCTACGACGCCAGTCCGATCACCGACGGCGCGAGCGCGCTGGTCGTCGTGAGCGAATCGTACGCCGAAGCGAACGACCTCGAGACCGAGGTTGCCATAACCGGTACCGGACAGGGAGCCGACAGCCTCTCCCTGCAGAGTCGCGAGTCACTGATTCGAACGCCTGCAGCCGAACAGGCAGCCGAGGAAGCCTACGAGGACGCCGGGATCGGTCCGGACGACGTCGACGTTGCCGAGGTACACGATTGCTTCACCATCGCGGAGGTACTCGCCCTCGAGTCGCTTGGCTTCTACGAACCGGGAACGGGCTACCGAGCCGCCCGTGACGGGGAGACAACCCGTGACGGCGACCTGCCGGTGAACCTCTCGGGCGGGCTCAAGGCCAAGGGGCACCCGGTCGGCGCGACCGGCGCTGCCCAGCTCGTCGAACTCACCAAGTTGCTTCGTGGCGATCACGTCAACAGCGACGCCGTGACCGACGCCGAGACGGCCGTAACCCACAACGCGGGGGCGACCGTCGCCAGCGCCGTCGTCCACGTGCTCGAGGTGGTTCGATGA
- a CDS encoding acyl-CoA dehydrogenase family protein: MLSLSDEQQLVVSALEQLAEQEFADDAFTWNGEQPTENVKLLAKQGFLGINIAEEYGGGGMSEFEAMLSIEAVGRVCPDTAEYLYNQQMVAPRAIEMFGSEAVKDKYLPGVTAGTDSIAVAISEPEAGSDVGSMHTHVEERDGQLILNGEKIWVSHIEDATAAVVWVKYDDGLGSLVLDFDWDGIEVAQHYTNMADHVQTQFYMEDVVVPEEHVLTRGKDGFKNQLKALNWERLGSSTLSNAIARCAIDHALEYAQQREQFGQPIGDFQGIEWKLADMVKELEGSRALTYRAAVNAHERGRIPDRLDASLAKLTSGEMVESVVSEALQIHGANGYQKEHPLEYLYRLARGRRLAAGTDEIQKNTIASVLKKDGLPSLT; the protein is encoded by the coding sequence ATGCTTTCGCTGTCAGACGAACAGCAACTGGTCGTCTCCGCGCTCGAGCAACTGGCCGAGCAGGAGTTCGCAGATGACGCCTTCACCTGGAACGGCGAACAGCCGACGGAAAACGTGAAACTGCTCGCCAAGCAGGGCTTTCTGGGCATCAACATCGCCGAAGAGTACGGCGGCGGTGGGATGTCCGAGTTCGAGGCGATGCTTTCGATCGAAGCAGTCGGCCGCGTCTGTCCGGACACTGCCGAATACCTCTACAATCAGCAGATGGTCGCCCCACGGGCCATCGAGATGTTCGGTTCCGAGGCAGTCAAAGACAAATACCTCCCTGGGGTCACCGCGGGAACCGACAGCATCGCCGTCGCTATCTCCGAGCCAGAGGCCGGTTCGGACGTCGGCTCGATGCACACCCACGTCGAAGAACGAGATGGCCAACTGATACTGAACGGCGAAAAGATCTGGGTGAGCCACATCGAAGACGCCACCGCCGCCGTCGTCTGGGTCAAATACGACGACGGCCTGGGCTCGCTCGTCCTCGACTTCGACTGGGACGGCATCGAGGTCGCCCAGCACTACACCAACATGGCCGACCACGTCCAGACCCAGTTCTACATGGAAGATGTCGTCGTCCCCGAAGAACACGTCCTCACGCGCGGGAAAGATGGGTTCAAAAACCAGCTCAAGGCGCTCAACTGGGAGCGTCTCGGCAGTTCGACGCTCTCGAACGCCATCGCCCGCTGTGCCATCGACCACGCCCTCGAGTACGCCCAACAGCGCGAACAGTTCGGCCAGCCGATCGGTGACTTCCAGGGTATCGAGTGGAAACTCGCGGATATGGTCAAAGAACTCGAGGGATCGCGCGCGCTGACCTACCGTGCAGCCGTCAACGCCCACGAACGCGGTCGCATTCCTGACCGACTAGACGCCTCGCTCGCAAAGCTCACTTCGGGCGAGATGGTCGAATCGGTCGTCAGCGAGGCCCTGCAGATCCACGGCGCGAACGGCTACCAGAAAGAACACCCCCTCGAGTACCTCTACCGGCTTGCACGCGGTCGTCGCCTCGCTGCCGGGACCGACGAGATACAAAAGAACACCATCGCAAGCGTGTTGAAGAAAGACGGACTGCCCTCGCTGACCTGA
- a CDS encoding enoyl-CoA hydratase/isomerase family protein, translating into MAYDEITSETDGGITTITIDRPEVKNAFTERTLAELNDAIRAASEDDGVYALILTGAEDAFCAGADIRSMPDWKDGSKEDYAGFLWTAQNVVRQLRNAPMPTIAAVDGPAIGAGCDFALGCDLRVVSPDVLMRQGFVNVGLVPGDGGAWLLPKLIGESKAREYLLTGRDITADDVEELGLAVEIADDTIEAAESLAEELLSNPAPAVRMTKDLIDPSLSFEDYCERAIEYQWACVNDDEHAEAIQAFAERRDPEFDREYS; encoded by the coding sequence ATGGCGTACGACGAAATTACGTCCGAGACGGACGGTGGAATCACGACGATTACGATCGATCGCCCCGAAGTGAAAAACGCGTTCACCGAACGAACGCTGGCCGAACTCAACGACGCGATCAGAGCGGCCAGCGAAGACGACGGCGTATACGCGCTCATCCTGACCGGAGCCGAGGACGCCTTCTGTGCCGGCGCGGACATCCGTTCGATGCCCGACTGGAAAGACGGTTCCAAAGAGGACTACGCCGGCTTTCTCTGGACCGCACAGAACGTCGTTCGACAGTTACGAAACGCACCGATGCCGACGATTGCGGCCGTCGACGGCCCCGCTATCGGCGCCGGGTGTGACTTCGCGCTTGGCTGTGACCTGCGCGTCGTCTCCCCGGACGTACTCATGCGACAGGGCTTCGTGAACGTCGGGCTGGTCCCGGGAGACGGCGGCGCGTGGCTCCTCCCGAAACTGATCGGCGAATCGAAGGCTCGAGAGTATCTCCTCACCGGTCGTGACATCACCGCCGACGACGTCGAGGAACTGGGCCTGGCCGTCGAAATCGCCGACGATACCATCGAAGCCGCCGAATCACTCGCCGAAGAACTGCTCTCGAATCCGGCACCCGCCGTCCGGATGACCAAGGACCTGATCGACCCGTCGCTATCGTTCGAGGACTACTGCGAGCGCGCCATCGAGTACCAGTGGGCCTGTGTGAACGACGACGAACACGCCGAGGCCATACAGGCGTTCGCTGAGCGTCGGGACCCCGAATTCGACAGAGAGTACAGCTGA
- a CDS encoding enoyl-CoA hydratase/isomerase family protein, whose amino-acid sequence MSVDLSTLDAEFENVTVTPNDGTEHVTTVTIDRPEARNAMNAQVRAELKTTFDAIDESDTRVVVLTGSDEASAFVAGADVTELHERTALEQREVSKRPRVYEYVSECRVPVIARINGHALGGGCELAMAADVRVASERANLGLPEITLGLFPGGGGTQRLPRLVGQGKAMQLILSGDLIDAAEAHEIGLVDELATADELDDTVGELAASIAANSPIALEFAKRAIRASGSMGLDNGIEYEAELFAQVLATEDVDEGISAFLEDREPEWKGK is encoded by the coding sequence ATGTCAGTCGATCTCTCGACGCTGGACGCGGAGTTCGAAAACGTGACCGTCACCCCGAACGACGGGACCGAACACGTCACGACGGTCACCATCGACCGGCCCGAGGCGCGAAACGCGATGAACGCGCAGGTTCGAGCCGAACTCAAAACGACGTTCGACGCCATCGACGAATCCGACACGCGCGTCGTGGTCCTGACCGGGTCGGACGAGGCGAGTGCCTTCGTCGCCGGGGCCGACGTAACCGAACTGCACGAGCGGACCGCCCTCGAGCAACGCGAAGTGAGCAAACGGCCGCGCGTTTACGAATACGTCTCCGAGTGTCGCGTCCCCGTGATTGCCCGGATTAACGGACACGCCCTCGGTGGGGGCTGTGAACTGGCCATGGCGGCCGACGTTCGCGTTGCGAGCGAGCGAGCAAACCTCGGTCTGCCGGAGATTACGCTCGGGTTGTTCCCTGGCGGTGGGGGTACTCAGCGATTGCCACGGCTGGTCGGCCAGGGGAAAGCAATGCAACTCATTCTCTCCGGTGACCTGATCGACGCCGCAGAGGCCCACGAAATCGGCCTGGTGGACGAACTCGCTACTGCCGACGAACTCGACGATACCGTGGGCGAGCTCGCGGCGTCGATCGCTGCTAACAGTCCGATTGCCCTCGAGTTCGCCAAACGCGCCATCCGTGCCAGCGGCTCGATGGGGCTCGACAACGGTATCGAGTACGAAGCCGAACTGTTCGCACAGGTTCTCGCGACCGAGGACGTCGACGAAGGAATTTCGGCGTTCCTCGAGGACCGCGAACCGGAGTGGAAAGGAAAGTAG
- a CDS encoding amidohydrolase family protein produces the protein MPPIIDIHSHLWAEDWLPETFWDAFVDIAVRQNEKRGKTVDPERIRESYLPTYWDPTGEKLLTRMEEANIDHQVVFGVDFGLALGEPETPVQEVNETIRDFRNDNPDRISAFATIDPRREGAAEHIDTALGEWEMDGLKLHPTAGFYLHDDETYEVLEVVRDHGKPVLTDTGPVFAPLYSKYSHPTNLDEVLSDFQDLDIIAAHMSFGWWRDLHAIADNKVNSGLHVDISGWQAEVKHHPEEFATALRWLMDDVGSDRMFFGTDDPAFDPVHSKEEWIETLRELPEREVEPTFTEHEIEMLLGGAAEAFLEKYE, from the coding sequence ATGCCACCGATTATCGACATCCACTCGCACCTGTGGGCCGAAGACTGGCTCCCGGAAACGTTCTGGGACGCGTTCGTCGACATCGCCGTGCGACAGAACGAAAAGCGCGGTAAGACGGTCGACCCGGAGCGAATTCGGGAGAGCTACCTGCCGACGTACTGGGACCCGACCGGCGAAAAATTGCTGACGCGGATGGAGGAGGCGAACATCGACCACCAGGTCGTTTTCGGTGTGGACTTCGGTCTCGCCCTAGGCGAACCCGAGACGCCGGTTCAGGAGGTCAACGAGACCATCAGAGACTTTCGCAACGACAATCCCGACCGTATCTCTGCGTTCGCGACCATCGACCCGCGACGCGAGGGTGCAGCCGAACACATCGACACCGCGCTCGGCGAGTGGGAGATGGACGGGTTGAAATTGCACCCCACTGCCGGCTTCTATCTGCACGACGACGAGACCTACGAGGTCCTCGAGGTCGTTCGCGACCACGGGAAACCTGTCCTGACCGACACGGGCCCGGTTTTCGCCCCCCTCTATAGCAAATACTCCCACCCGACGAACCTGGACGAAGTACTCTCGGATTTCCAGGATCTCGACATCATCGCCGCCCACATGTCCTTTGGGTGGTGGCGGGACCTCCACGCGATCGCTGATAACAAAGTCAACTCGGGACTCCACGTCGATATCAGCGGCTGGCAAGCGGAGGTCAAACACCACCCCGAGGAGTTTGCAACAGCCCTCCGCTGGCTGATGGACGACGTCGGCTCGGACCGAATGTTCTTCGGGACGGACGACCCGGCGTTCGACCCGGTCCATTCGAAAGAAGAGTGGATCGAGACGCTTCGTGAACTGCCAGAACGGGAGGTCGAACCGACGTTTACCGAGCACGAAATCGAGATGTTGCTCGGCGGGGCCGCAGAAGCGTTCCTCGAGAAGTACGAGTAA
- a CDS encoding acyl-CoA dehydrogenase family protein yields the protein MDYELSAEHQMMQSAVKEIAADYDKDYWQEIHEDQLVPEAIFEDLAQGGWFGIPIPEEYGGHGMGLLDTIIVMEALAEAHAWETTFRFTMSTVFGGTSIMQNGTEAQKEQYLPGIAAGEDVWALGLTEPSAGLNATNMTTSAEKDGDEWVINGQKQWTSGMEFADKLLLVARTEPRDEVEKRTEGVTMFILDPDMDGISYNEIPLDIYFTEPTYDLFLGDVRVPEECVLGDVGQGLYQIFGMLNAERLTAAVSAWGGGKEALDTAVQYAKDREVWSEPIGAHQAIQHPLADAHAEMESARHDIRRAAWLADQGRDGSGEAANIANLQAGKAAWNACEAAMTTLGGMSASQEMGVAAAWGVVRHLRTGPVSEEMILNHIGQHSLGLPRSYKT from the coding sequence ATGGACTACGAGCTTTCAGCGGAGCATCAGATGATGCAATCCGCCGTCAAAGAGATTGCAGCGGACTACGACAAGGACTACTGGCAGGAGATCCACGAAGACCAGCTCGTCCCCGAAGCGATTTTCGAGGACCTCGCCCAGGGTGGCTGGTTCGGCATCCCAATCCCGGAAGAGTACGGCGGCCACGGGATGGGGCTGTTGGACACCATCATCGTGATGGAAGCCCTTGCAGAAGCCCACGCCTGGGAGACCACCTTCCGGTTTACCATGAGCACCGTCTTCGGTGGCACCTCGATCATGCAAAACGGCACCGAAGCACAGAAAGAGCAGTACCTGCCGGGAATCGCCGCCGGCGAGGATGTCTGGGCGCTCGGACTCACCGAGCCCTCCGCTGGCCTCAACGCGACGAACATGACCACCAGTGCCGAAAAGGACGGTGACGAGTGGGTCATCAACGGCCAGAAGCAGTGGACATCGGGCATGGAGTTCGCGGACAAACTGTTGCTCGTCGCCCGAACGGAGCCGCGAGACGAGGTCGAGAAACGAACTGAAGGCGTCACGATGTTCATCCTCGATCCGGACATGGATGGCATCAGTTACAACGAAATCCCGCTCGACATCTACTTCACCGAACCCACCTACGACCTGTTCCTCGGCGACGTTCGCGTCCCCGAAGAATGCGTGCTCGGCGACGTTGGTCAGGGACTGTACCAGATTTTCGGGATGCTCAATGCCGAGCGACTCACGGCCGCCGTGTCGGCCTGGGGTGGCGGGAAAGAAGCTCTCGACACGGCCGTCCAGTACGCCAAAGACCGCGAAGTCTGGAGTGAGCCAATCGGTGCCCACCAGGCGATTCAGCACCCACTCGCGGACGCCCACGCGGAGATGGAGTCTGCACGGCACGATATTCGGCGAGCCGCGTGGTTGGCAGACCAGGGCCGCGATGGTAGTGGCGAAGCGGCCAACATCGCCAACCTCCAGGCGGGGAAAGCAGCCTGGAACGCGTGTGAAGCCGCGATGACGACCCTCGGCGGGATGTCCGCCTCTCAGGAGATGGGGGTCGCTGCCGCCTGGGGTGTCGTGCGCCACCTCAGAACCGGGCCCGTCTCCGAGGAGATGATCCTGAACCACATCGGCCAGCACTCCCTCGGCCTGCCACGGTCGTACAAAACGTAA
- a CDS encoding SDR family NAD(P)-dependent oxidoreductase, with amino-acid sequence MLVKGKTAVITGAASGIGRTTAETYAEQGANVVVADVDREGGEKTVEGIEEAGGDATFVETDVSVAADVESMILTALETFGGIDVLFNNAGIEGPLCEFDSYEEDAFDRVVSINLKGVFLGMKYGTQAMLEDGGGAIINTSSVAADAGVIGRGAYAGTKSGVNGMTRVGAIEYATDNIRVNAVLPGIIETPMHERAADQKPADRLSRYAVSESMPGKGGPEDIANAVLFLGSDLAKRITGVTLPVDGGLLQQP; translated from the coding sequence ATGTTAGTCAAAGGCAAGACAGCAGTTATCACGGGCGCTGCGTCGGGTATCGGTCGTACGACAGCAGAGACATACGCCGAACAGGGGGCCAATGTCGTCGTCGCCGATGTCGACCGGGAAGGGGGCGAAAAAACGGTTGAGGGAATCGAGGAGGCAGGTGGCGACGCGACGTTCGTCGAAACGGATGTGTCGGTCGCCGCTGACGTTGAATCCATGATACTAACGGCCCTCGAAACCTTTGGCGGTATCGACGTGTTGTTCAATAATGCTGGGATCGAAGGACCGCTCTGTGAGTTCGATAGCTACGAAGAAGACGCGTTCGATCGAGTCGTTTCGATTAATCTCAAAGGTGTTTTCCTCGGCATGAAATACGGAACCCAGGCGATGCTCGAGGACGGTGGCGGGGCCATTATCAACACCTCATCAGTGGCGGCCGACGCGGGCGTAATCGGCCGTGGGGCCTACGCTGGGACGAAATCCGGCGTCAACGGGATGACTCGAGTAGGTGCCATCGAGTACGCTACAGATAACATTCGAGTAAATGCAGTGTTGCCAGGGATCATCGAAACACCCATGCACGAACGTGCTGCAGACCAGAAACCTGCCGACCGACTCTCGCGATATGCCGTCTCCGAATCCATGCCCGGAAAAGGCGGCCCGGAAGATATCGCCAATGCCGTCCTCTTTCTCGGATCCGACCTCGCAAAGCGAATTACCGGGGTTACGCTCCCGGTCGACGGTGGTCTCTTGCAACAACCCTAG
- a CDS encoding nuclear transport factor 2 family protein — translation MDLEATVQSLHDREQLKMLRHQYARYIDTREWNAFKELFVEDAQCTYQGLGTFDGHEGILTLIEEYVAPAFEYSCHLLHNPILEVSAETATGEWTLEALMAYDDGRFEWRQGQYSDEYVKTEDGWKFASVSLDSQAQQFWSYDMVDHESYGRIPRVGEHASGL, via the coding sequence ATGGATCTCGAGGCGACCGTTCAATCGTTACACGATAGAGAGCAACTCAAGATGCTTCGACATCAGTATGCCAGATACATCGATACGCGCGAGTGGAACGCCTTCAAAGAACTGTTCGTCGAAGATGCCCAGTGTACGTACCAGGGCCTCGGTACGTTCGACGGCCACGAAGGAATCCTGACGCTAATCGAAGAGTACGTCGCCCCCGCTTTCGAATATTCCTGCCATCTACTGCACAACCCGATTCTCGAGGTCTCTGCAGAAACGGCAACGGGCGAATGGACGCTCGAGGCACTGATGGCGTACGACGACGGCCGATTCGAGTGGCGACAGGGCCAGTACAGCGATGAGTACGTAAAAACAGAAGACGGCTGGAAATTCGCCAGCGTTTCACTCGACTCTCAGGCGCAGCAGTTCTGGTCCTACGACATGGTCGACCACGAAAGCTACGGACGAATTCCACGTGTCGGAGAACACGCTTCGGGATTGTAG
- a CDS encoding MFS transporter encodes MLFAISVGWFLSIGLMTIYPILLPELRVVYDFDLATAGLLVSGLWVIYGLGQLPAGILSDRLGEGRVMVLSTLAACFAVAFVVYARSLPALFIGTMLVGLGTSLFGTARFTAMNDIFPDNVGVANGIADAAADGGQALLPVAAGFLTAWLGWQYGLGFTIPLLILAAIVLWMFLPARTSAEPSTGEMTSLKRFRSILATLTQPALLNGAIVFTALTAVWMVFMAFYPTYLIEENGLTADQAGLLYGLYFGLGVAIKPVTGVLYDSYGVRRPLFTIISLSAFALVLVPLVEGIVPLVLVTVAASSILAYNPVIISHLTNALPEDVQGSGLGVIRTIAITIGGASPTVFGAVAARGLFDYVFFLLAMLLVAMLIPLFRIPDRY; translated from the coding sequence GTGCTGTTCGCGATCTCTGTTGGCTGGTTTCTCTCGATCGGATTGATGACGATCTATCCAATTCTGTTACCCGAACTCCGCGTCGTTTACGATTTCGACCTTGCGACAGCGGGATTACTCGTTTCCGGGCTCTGGGTAATTTATGGGCTTGGTCAGTTGCCGGCTGGGATACTATCTGACCGTCTCGGCGAGGGCCGCGTAATGGTCCTTAGCACGCTGGCCGCCTGTTTTGCGGTAGCGTTTGTAGTGTACGCCCGATCGTTACCCGCACTATTTATTGGGACGATGCTCGTGGGTCTCGGAACTTCCCTGTTCGGAACGGCGCGATTTACCGCAATGAACGACATCTTTCCGGATAACGTCGGTGTAGCAAACGGCATTGCCGACGCCGCCGCAGACGGCGGTCAAGCGCTCCTTCCGGTAGCCGCGGGGTTCCTGACGGCGTGGCTCGGCTGGCAGTACGGACTCGGATTCACTATCCCATTGCTCATCCTCGCAGCGATTGTTCTCTGGATGTTTCTCCCGGCACGGACGTCTGCTGAGCCATCGACGGGCGAAATGACCTCCCTCAAAAGGTTTCGATCGATACTGGCCACGCTTACCCAACCTGCACTACTCAATGGAGCAATCGTATTTACCGCCCTGACAGCCGTTTGGATGGTGTTTATGGCTTTCTACCCGACGTATCTAATCGAAGAGAACGGGCTCACCGCCGACCAGGCAGGGTTGCTTTACGGGCTGTATTTTGGACTGGGTGTGGCAATTAAGCCGGTCACCGGCGTCTTGTACGACTCCTATGGCGTTCGCCGTCCACTGTTTACCATAATCTCGCTTTCGGCGTTTGCGCTCGTTCTTGTCCCGCTCGTAGAGGGTATCGTCCCACTCGTCCTCGTCACGGTTGCGGCGAGTTCGATCCTGGCGTACAATCCGGTCATCATCTCTCATTTAACGAACGCACTTCCAGAAGACGTTCAGGGATCGGGTCTTGGGGTCATTCGAACGATTGCGATCACTATTGGCGGTGCGAGTCCGACCGTCTTCGGAGCAGTTGCGGCTCGAGGCTTGTTCGATTACGTGTTTTTCTTGCTGGCTATGTTACTGGTGGCAATGTTGATTCCCCTGTTTCGCATTCCAGACCGGTATTGA
- a CDS encoding nuclear transport factor 2 family protein, with product MTGQDSDAYRALLELRAAYARAIDYGQWEEYAQLFTTDTEVVYPRETLNGRQAVYEYGRDRVEYEYSMHTAQMPELEIDGNTASGEWYMLVFYIATDGTQGHVLGSYTDEYRRVDGSWKFDRMVATVAHDTGGYHKLSP from the coding sequence ATGACAGGACAAGACTCTGATGCGTACCGCGCACTCCTCGAACTTCGGGCGGCTTACGCTCGAGCTATCGATTACGGACAGTGGGAGGAGTACGCCCAACTGTTTACAACGGATACCGAAGTAGTGTATCCTCGTGAAACCCTCAACGGCCGTCAGGCGGTCTACGAGTACGGTCGTGACCGAGTTGAGTACGAGTACAGCATGCACACGGCTCAGATGCCGGAACTCGAGATAGATGGTAATACTGCCTCCGGTGAGTGGTATATGCTCGTCTTTTATATCGCGACTGATGGAACGCAGGGGCACGTTCTGGGGTCGTACACTGATGAGTATCGTCGAGTGGACGGATCGTGGAAGTTTGATCGAATGGTTGCCACCGTTGCTCACGACACCGGCGGCTATCACAAACTCTCGCCGTGA
- a CDS encoding cytochrome P450, whose amino-acid sequence MSKEIQPEWTPLEIATESGQRDPYPWFKDMRAKGPIRYDERRDAFDVFEYDLVTEVLTDWKRFTRRNTSFIDGAMMSRGPPEHTELRGMADEYFMPGEIRTFSDAFETQAEQLLDETLPPSGTTELEFVDAIAKPLPIMIIANMLGVPTEKMDTFREWSTTLAEAPPELTPEAKEKTEARRNRALEQINEFFRIEIEKREAEPRDDLITKFVRKEQESDTIDRENTVAQCGMLLVAGNVTTTTYMANAMWTFLEEDCIEPLRQGEMPLRESLQEVLRYRSPVMPGKRFATEDTQLAGVDIHEGAKVIGWISSANRDEEAFENPDSFDPTQTYHKQPVAFGKGIHYCLGAPLANMEAEIMLSKFLERVDTIELCADEITPFISPEIYGPVELPIRVTVS is encoded by the coding sequence ATGAGCAAAGAGATTCAACCAGAGTGGACACCCCTGGAAATCGCTACCGAATCGGGTCAACGTGACCCGTATCCCTGGTTCAAGGATATGCGTGCAAAAGGACCGATTCGGTACGACGAACGGCGTGATGCGTTCGACGTCTTCGAGTACGATCTGGTGACTGAGGTACTCACTGACTGGAAGCGATTTACGAGGCGGAACACGTCGTTTATCGACGGAGCGATGATGAGCCGTGGCCCGCCAGAACATACAGAACTGCGAGGAATGGCTGATGAGTATTTTATGCCGGGCGAAATTCGAACGTTTTCCGATGCGTTCGAAACGCAGGCTGAACAGCTGTTGGACGAAACATTGCCTCCATCCGGAACGACGGAACTTGAGTTCGTCGACGCTATCGCAAAACCGCTCCCCATTATGATCATCGCAAACATGCTCGGGGTCCCGACTGAGAAGATGGACACGTTCCGTGAGTGGTCGACTACGCTCGCCGAAGCGCCACCGGAACTCACTCCTGAAGCGAAAGAAAAAACGGAGGCTCGCCGTAACCGTGCCCTCGAGCAAATTAACGAGTTTTTCCGAATCGAGATCGAAAAGCGAGAAGCGGAACCCCGTGACGACCTCATTACGAAGTTCGTCAGAAAAGAACAGGAATCGGATACGATCGACCGAGAGAACACGGTCGCACAGTGTGGTATGTTGCTGGTTGCTGGTAACGTGACGACGACGACGTACATGGCTAACGCGATGTGGACGTTCCTCGAGGAAGATTGCATCGAGCCACTACGCCAGGGGGAAATGCCACTCCGGGAGTCGTTACAGGAGGTTCTTCGGTACCGATCGCCGGTGATGCCAGGAAAACGGTTCGCAACGGAAGATACTCAACTTGCTGGCGTCGACATTCACGAAGGTGCGAAGGTAATCGGCTGGATTAGTTCGGCTAACCGTGACGAAGAAGCCTTCGAAAACCCGGACTCGTTCGACCCTACCCAGACCTACCACAAACAGCCCGTCGCGTTCGGTAAGGGCATTCATTACTGTCTGGGCGCGCCCCTCGCAAATATGGAAGCCGAAATTATGCTCTCGAAGTTCCTCGAGCGGGTCGATACGATCGAACTGTGTGCCGACGAGATTACGCCGTTCATCAGTCCCGAAATCTACGGTCCGGTCGAACTTCCGATCCGCGTCACCGTTTCCTGA